CTTCTATAATAATCCTCATCGGATTCTTGAGCCTTACCTTTTGTCGATGGATAGGGCTGTTGAATGGATTTAATCCAGCTCAGCCGCTCCTGCAGCTTGCTGATTGTCTCGGCAGGCAATCCCTTTTCCAAATGATTCCCTGAACTGCCCTGATCCTCAAAAACAGCTTCTACAGCTTGAGCATGAATGTTAATGAGCTGGCTTACCACATCAAAAGGTTTTACCATACTAGCCTTTATCCAATGATAACCAGGAGGTAAAACTGTATTATCAAGGTTTGCTTGTTTGGGTATGGAAAACTGAAAAATTCCCGACTTTAAAAATCTGGGAGTTTGGTTTTGAATGATCTCACCACTTTGAAAATCCTGCCATTGGTTTTGGCTTAAGTACTGCCATTTTATTTTTTGATTTCCGGTAAAAATATCTGTGATGTCTGGGTTTTCACTCCCTTCCAAAAACTGAAGTAATAGGGTTACCTGTTGAAGGTTTTTACCATTTTCCAAACCAATATACAGCTCGCCCCCATGGCAATAATCAGGTACTAGATATAATGAATTATCGGTATCCCCCGGAGTAAAAACTTGTTGAAAACCAAAGGGCATTTCATGAATGAGGGAAACTTGGTTTTCTGAACTACTAGAGCTAAAATCAATAGATGAAATAGCGGTATATCCCAACACTAAATTTTCAGCTAAAGGGGCATAGGGCTCATTAGGCAACAATTCTATGGTAGGGTCTGTATCTTTTGATATTGCAACCAAAGTAAAATAATGGGCATATTTTTCATGGAGAAAAGAACGTTCTAAGCTTATTTTCAGCTCTTTTTTTAACCCACTTTCCCATACCCCATTTTCAATTTGAAACTCAAAATCGGATTCATACCCTCCACCCGATTTTTCAGAAAATAATTGGTCAGAATCATTTGATGATTTCGGGAAGCTCTTCACAGAAAAATAATCCATATCAGATACCAGAGGTTCATCATCTCCAATAGTGTAAGCTGAATAGTGGTTAACCAAATTTTCTGGCAAATTCAGATAATCCATTTGATAGGATATGGCTGTTACCGGCTTTTCCATTGCCTCTGGATACTTGACAATAAATGATGAACCTTTTATGGGGCGTGGACCAAATGGAAAAAATGGTTTTTGGGGATTTAAAACTCCCAGATCATTTTCTAGCTGAACACTCGTTATATCGCTAACCTCAACAGTTATTTTCAGATCCGTTAGTACATTCTCATTAAACAATCGATATAAATTATAGCCTTCTTTTTCATTGGTTTTAAACAAGACCCTCAGTAATGGTTCGTCTACTTCATAACTTCCCTCATGGAGTTCTGTCTGATAGGGAACTACTGCGGGTTGCTCACTATCAAGAGTCAATGAAAGCTTCATTTTTTTTGAGCCCGAATTTATCCCACTGTCACTTTTAAGAGTCATAGGAAGGCCTGCGATCCATCCTTTCTCTCCTGTTAGCTCGATGGACATCGCCTTATTTAATGCAGTATAATCTTCCCCATTTGGCAAAATGGGTTTATTGAAAGTAAACTCCAGAATAATATCCCGAGTACCTTCAGATAGTTTTAACAGTTTACTGGATATAGAACACCCCAATCTCGCTTTAGGAAGTGCTGGGAGTACGGTAGAAGCATTGCAAATTTTGGTATAGCCAAAAGGCCACCATTTTTCAGAACCTTTGGGAAAATCTTCCCCTAAGCCATCGAATGAATTTGCCATAGGAGCCATGACAAAAGTACCTGTACTAATTGGGGTATTTAATTCTTTGATTTCCTCTTTTTCTACCGAAATCTCATTATACAAGCTTTTCAGCTGGCCAACCTTGGTTTTATTGAGAACCGTTTCAAAAGATGTCAGGTAAGTGTTTTTCTTCCCAGTATCGTCTTTACCACCATCTACTTCAGTTCCTTCATCAAGCTTTTCCTGAGACACGTTTTTTGCCAGCTCAAAAATTAAGAATACATGATCTGGACTTAAAGCTTGCTTTTCAAGATGAAGTATTTCTTGATAGTAAAAATCAAGATGCCTTTTGGTGAGTTGATTAAATCGCTTTTTACTGGTTTCTAATAATTTCAGAAAGGAAACAAAAAGGGTCAAATGTGGAGTCAGCTTTCCAGATTGATCATATGCTGCGAGAAATTCCTCAATATTTCCCCTCAGTTTCTCGAAATCATCTAAATTCTCAATATCACTGATTAAGGTCTTATCCGAAACTATAGTGGAAAAGAAATTCCTCCAGTCTCCTAAGGGTTCATTTGCTAAATCACTTGGAAAAAAATGAATTTTTCTAGCAAAATTAAGGGCAAAAATCAACCAATCGCTCAATTCAAAATCCTGCAATTGAACACTTTCAGGAGCCAGTTTAGGGTCAAGGAGATCCCTCCTTCCCGTTCCGTCTCTTTTTAGTGTAGTGACAATATGATTGCAGTTTTCGCTCATACTTTACTTTTTAAATATTAGTACCCTCTTCTAAATAAAAAGGATAGACCATGTTCTTTCTGGAATTGGTTGCTCTGACGATGTATTGAAGGTGGATAAGAAGCTCACCTTCTATCTCATTGCCCTGAGTGATATCAATTTTCTCAGGATCAATTCTAGGCTCATGGTATAGAATCGCATTTTTTATCAGCTCAATAACATAGGTTTTGAGGGTTCGATTGATTGGGCTGAACAACAGCTCATCCAGATTACACCCATAGGTGGGTTGCATGATTCGCTCACCGATTTTGGTACTGAAGAGAATCTCCAGGCTTTTTTGAATATCCTCCACACCCGAGGTGGTTTTCACCTGCCCAATACTCGTTTCAAATTCTGGTGGAAATCCCCAACCTGTACCTAAAAAATCTTTACTTTTTTCCATCATCTCATCCAATTAAAACTGTGAATTCGCCTAAGACTATACTACCTCCATGGGCGGTTGAATCACCTAATCTTGCTGCTGGCATTCCTCCAATCAAAACAGATGATGACCCCATGACAATGCTATCTGGTGGACCCGTACAAGTAGCCATGTCCCCCACTCTGGCAGCTGGCATTCCTCCAATCAAAACGGTGGGTTCACCCGGGGGCATAATAGGACCTCCTACATGAGGGACAACCCCTGTTACCATAGGACAAACATGCATATCGGTAGCTCTTGCTGCTGGCATTCCCATCTTTATTGGTTTATCTAGTTAAAATTTTATTCAAGTTGTAATTCACTCTATTTCTTATCAATTAATCTGAACAAGCGAGCCTTTCAGAACTGCAACAGCGCTTGTACTAACTTCAGCCCCCGCTGAACCTTCGGCTTTGAATTCTGCATTCGCTTTGATGTTGACATTAGTACCTTCTAGATTGATATCACCAGAAGCTTTCAAATTCATATCCTTGGCGGACTCCATGGTGATTCCATCACTATCCATTACAGTTTTGTTTCCGTTTTGATCTTCAATGGTGATACTACCTGCATCATCATCTAAAGTCACTAGGTTTCCTGTTGGGGTTTCAATTTGGAGGATGGACTTTTCATCATTAAAAATCATTTTAATGCCAGATCGGGTTTGAATTCCCTTTTCATGATTATCATTTGAAGCTTCTATAGGATTTGGATTGGCGCTGCTATGGAGCATTCCCAAGACAACTGCATCATTGGGATCCTCATTGATGAAGCCTACAATTACTTCATCTTCAATTTCTGGCCTAAACGTTATCCCTCGTTCATTTCCAGCGTCTGGAAAAGCCTGTCTGCACCAAACTCCCTCTTCTTCATTATTGATGATGGGAATTTTTACCTTGATCCTATCCTCACCATCTGGATCCTCCAAATCAGTCACCAAACCCACATGAAGACCGCTGATTGCTGCGGTAAGTCCCGCTGCAGGAGGCGTATGAATATTTGACTCTGATTCAGAAAACCATTCCGGGTTCAAGCCAAATTGCGCATCTACAGTCCAATTACCTTCTGAAATTTGATGGTTAACCCCTGTGATAAAGACTTTTCCATTAAATCGATCACCTACCCCTTCCAATAGCAAATTTACTCCGGGTTTAACCGTTGGTATACCTTGAAATTTTATCCTACCTCTCGTTTTTGCCAATTGCTGAAATGTCCATTTCGCATTAGCCCATTCCTGCAAACTGCCATCTTTTTTACTTCCTCCATGGCGCAAGACTTCTTCTTCTTGGTCGAATAAACTTGCAAGATCTGAAGAGCTAATATTTCCATTGGTTTCCAGTGAGGGGTCTACACCTTCTTTCTCAAGTAATTCTTGATCAGACATGTTCCATGCTTGTGAAACCACTTTAGGTAGCTGATTTCTTGCATCCATTTCAGCATCAAACTCTAATATGGTGGCTCCAAAAGTAACCGTCTCCAGAGCTTCCGAACTCAAATCAGGTTTTTGAATGCTTACCTTTCCATCGTCAACTAAGCAAAGTAGCCCGTTAGCTTGTAGCCTCAACATCATAAAATCCCAATCCGTCACATCGTATTGAACTAGTTCAGTATGTTGGTTTTCTGTTGATGCTACATCTGCCTCCAATCCATGGTTACTAATCAACTCTTCCAAAATATCTGAATCGCTCAGCTCATAGAAATATTTACTTTTCCTTCTGAGAGTCATTTTCACAGCCATATCTCGTGACTCCACGATTAGGATGGATTGATTATTTCTGATTTTCAGGTTTTGACGAATGACTACTCCCTTAAAAATGGTTTCATCATCTGAATGGTATCCTACCGTAATTTCGATTTCCTTTCCAGGAACAAAATGATCTGAATTACTTACTTTAAAATCTCTTTCAGCAGCATCTCCATCTAAGATAACCAAGCGTGCGGTGGGGATTCGGTTCACCTCTTTCGTAACCTGTATGCTTTTCACTTGATAGGTTCCAGGAATTTCACTCCCATCAATCAAGATTTTATGGGTTACTCTGTCCACACTTTGGCTTGTCTCTATGGTACCGCTGTTATTCATTTACTTCTGTTTTTGAAGGGGTGGGAAAATCAATTCTGTACCTGTTTTCAATCTTCGAAAGTTGGTTAGGCCATTGGCTTTAGCCACTTCCAAATAATATTTTGAATCACCATAAATTCGATAGGTCATTAAAGGAAGTGTATCTCCCTCTTTTACCGTTCGGTAATGACTCATATCCGGAGATTGATTATTCTCTTGGGCAGTTCTTAATTCCTCCTCTACAAACTCTCCGATCTTGGTCGTTGCCATGGCTCTAATAGGTGTACCATCAGGTCTAAAGAGCTTATATTCAATATCCATCTCCTTTAAGTAGCCTTTAAACAAAAGGCTACCCCAGGTAATCATCAGGTAATTGGGTTTATGTTTTTCCCCATTGTAATCGTATACCACTTTTTTAAAGTGATCTATGTCATTTATGATCCCGTCCTCTGTTACTTCATAACCTGCAATGACTCCCGTTCGATCAAACAAAAAATCGAATTCCAGTGTCTGAGGAAGTATTTTGTTGAATCGTATAGGCGCTGAGCTAGTCCCTGAAGCCTGATCTTCGTTTTGCTCAACCCTGTATTGAAACTTGTATTTTTCGGGATTAAGCAGCGTTATGAACTCTCCATTCTCCACTTCATCGGAGAATTTGGAATCCTTATAGGCTACAATTCTTAGCTTTTCCAGTTTACCTTCACTCATGACTTATCGCTCTTTTTGGCTTTTTAAAACATCTAGAACCTGCTCGACACATTGAGCAACGAGCTGTTGCTTATCTTCACCAGAAGAAGCCCCTCCTCGACCTGCATTATTACTATCATCCACAGTAATTTTTATATGCAATTCTTTAATTTCTATAGGCATCAGACAATCGTTTTGAAATAGTTATAAGACAGTTCTACAGATTCAATGGCCATTTTACTTTCCTGAGCATTAAAGTCCTCTACACTCCATTTTACAGGATAGGCATGAACGACATTCCAAGTCATCAATGGCTGGTGCTCTTCATTTAAAAGTTTTACGGTAAGGTCAATTGGCTTAAACTCAAAATCCTCTATTGCGTCCCTACACCAAGAAATCACCTTTGAATCAACCAATACCCCTCTTTTCAACACCAGATTAGGATACTTGGTCTTCACCGGAAACTTATGCTTAAACCTATTTTCTCCTCCCTCTGCAAACTCCTCCGTGTCAATATCCACTGAGAGCCCAGAAACAGACTGAAATTCATGGTCATTATTTTTAGCATCGATTCCGGTGAATTCAACCAGAAAATGAAAACTTGAAGGGGGATAATATGTAGCCATGGAGTATTACTCGTTTTGAATGACTAAACCTTCATGTGCCAATTCCATCGATTCAATAGCAACCTCGTTTCCGTCGCCTTTTAAATCTGTGGATTGAACTTTTAAAGGCCAGGCATTTTTCACTTTCCAGGTTACTACCGGTTCATGTTCTTCGTTCAACAAACTAATGGTAAGATCTCGTCTCTCCACTTTGTTTAAGTTGATCGTGTTATACCATTGAAAGTATTCATTGTCACTTTTAAAGGTTCCTCTTTTCAAGGTGATATTTGAAAACTTCTGCATTCCCGGCATTTTTATTTTGCTGTATTCAGGACTGGCTCCGTGACGATATTCTATGATTTCTGTTTCTAGGTCAAGACCTGAAACTTCGGTAAATCCGATTTTTGTTCCTCCCCACTCTACTGAGAAATGGAACTTGGATAATGGATAGCTCATGATTGTTAAATTTTAATATTGAGATAAAGATTTTGATTTTAAAAAGCAGCAGACCTCCAAAAGTCTAGGTCAAGCTGCTTTATTAAGACTCTTGCATTTTGTGAGAAAATTTCAAAATGATAAACTCTGCTGGTCTTACGACCGCCAATCCTATTTCAACATTCATGTTTCCTTCCAATATGTCTTGGGCTGTCATGGTTTGACCAAGACCTACTTTTACATAAAATGCATGCTCAGGTTTCGCTCCTGCTAAAGCTCCAGCTCTCCATTGAAGAATAAGGAAGTTTTCAATCATTGCTCGAACCCTCACCCAGGTATTCCCATCATTTGGCTCAAAGACAAACTGTTCAGTAGCTTTTTTAATAGATTCTTCCGCCATGTTAAAGAACCTCCTTACTGAAATATATCGCCATTCATTGTCATTTCCGGCTAGAGTTCTCGCTCCCCAAACCAAGGTTCCTTTTCCTACAAAGGATCGAATCGCATTCACTGATTTACCTGTTCCATGAACGTTCATTGATTCCTGCTCTTCATGAGAAACAGTGACACTAGGCTTGGACACATAATTCAAGCCTATGTTGGCTGGTGATTTCCAAACACCTCTATCGTTATCTACCCGGGCATAGGCCCCAGCCATAGATGAACTTGGAGGCAAAGTCACTTTATGACTATTGATCTCTAAAAGAATAGTATTATAAGTTGCATTGTCTAATGGCTCAATATCACTTAAAAGTCGGCCATTGAGTTTTCCATTGTTTACATCGATTGGTTCAGCAGCGCTTACAGCTGCAATGATATCGTCCAACCTAGTTCCTATATTCGCAAAAAGGTCCAATGTAACGCTAGCTGTTAAGCCAGTATTTACATCATAAGTCAATAATTTTTCAAATTCGGCAGAAAAATTCAGGGCATTGATTGAGAGGACATTTTCTACTTTTGTATTAGTATCTGCTTGTTTGATCTTGATTAAAAGATCGGAGAGATTTTTAGCAACAGACTCAATTTTATCTGCACCTTCAAAGTCCTCATTAAAAACATCCAAAGCATCTGAAATAGCTGTT
Above is a window of Algoriphagus machipongonensis DNA encoding:
- the vgrG gene encoding type VI secretion system tip protein VgrG — its product is MNNSGTIETSQSVDRVTHKILIDGSEIPGTYQVKSIQVTKEVNRIPTARLVILDGDAAERDFKVSNSDHFVPGKEIEITVGYHSDDETIFKGVVIRQNLKIRNNQSILIVESRDMAVKMTLRRKSKYFYELSDSDILEELISNHGLEADVASTENQHTELVQYDVTDWDFMMLRLQANGLLCLVDDGKVSIQKPDLSSEALETVTFGATILEFDAEMDARNQLPKVVSQAWNMSDQELLEKEGVDPSLETNGNISSSDLASLFDQEEEVLRHGGSKKDGSLQEWANAKWTFQQLAKTRGRIKFQGIPTVKPGVNLLLEGVGDRFNGKVFITGVNHQISEGNWTVDAQFGLNPEWFSESESNIHTPPAAGLTAAISGLHVGLVTDLEDPDGEDRIKVKIPIINNEEEGVWCRQAFPDAGNERGITFRPEIEDEVIVGFINEDPNDAVVLGMLHSSANPNPIEASNDNHEKGIQTRSGIKMIFNDEKSILQIETPTGNLVTLDDDAGSITIEDQNGNKTVMDSDGITMESAKDMNLKASGDINLEGTNVNIKANAEFKAEGSAGAEVSTSAVAVLKGSLVQIN
- a CDS encoding PAAR domain-containing protein, with amino-acid sequence MGMPAARATDMHVCPMVTGVVPHVGGPIMPPGEPTVLIGGMPAARVGDMATCTGPPDSIVMGSSSVLIGGMPAARLGDSTAHGGSIVLGEFTVLIG
- a CDS encoding GPW/gp25 family protein, with product MMEKSKDFLGTGWGFPPEFETSIGQVKTTSGVEDIQKSLEILFSTKIGERIMQPTYGCNLDELLFSPINRTLKTYVIELIKNAILYHEPRIDPEKIDITQGNEIEGELLIHLQYIVRATNSRKNMVYPFYLEEGTNI
- a CDS encoding baseplate J/gp47 family protein, with product MSENCNHIVTTLKRDGTGRRDLLDPKLAPESVQLQDFELSDWLIFALNFARKIHFFPSDLANEPLGDWRNFFSTIVSDKTLISDIENLDDFEKLRGNIEEFLAAYDQSGKLTPHLTLFVSFLKLLETSKKRFNQLTKRHLDFYYQEILHLEKQALSPDHVFLIFELAKNVSQEKLDEGTEVDGGKDDTGKKNTYLTSFETVLNKTKVGQLKSLYNEISVEKEEIKELNTPISTGTFVMAPMANSFDGLGEDFPKGSEKWWPFGYTKICNASTVLPALPKARLGCSISSKLLKLSEGTRDIILEFTFNKPILPNGEDYTALNKAMSIELTGEKGWIAGLPMTLKSDSGINSGSKKMKLSLTLDSEQPAVVPYQTELHEGSYEVDEPLLRVLFKTNEKEGYNLYRLFNENVLTDLKITVEVSDITSVQLENDLGVLNPQKPFFPFGPRPIKGSSFIVKYPEAMEKPVTAISYQMDYLNLPENLVNHYSAYTIGDDEPLVSDMDYFSVKSFPKSSNDSDQLFSEKSGGGYESDFEFQIENGVWESGLKKELKISLERSFLHEKYAHYFTLVAISKDTDPTIELLPNEPYAPLAENLVLGYTAISSIDFSSSSSENQVSLIHEMPFGFQQVFTPGDTDNSLYLVPDYCHGGELYIGLENGKNLQQVTLLLQFLEGSENPDITDIFTGNQKIKWQYLSQNQWQDFQSGEIIQNQTPRFLKSGIFQFSIPKQANLDNTVLPPGYHWIKASMVKPFDVVSQLINIHAQAVEAVFEDQGSSGNHLEKGLPAETISKLQERLSWIKSIQQPYPSTKGKAQESDEDYYRRVSERLRHKKRAITLWDYEHLILQKFPKVYKVKCLNHTCSSSFQSPGNATLILVPDTVQQSVFDIYQPRVSQGTLNDVAAFVNELNSFHVQAKVINPNYEEVKVDVKVKFREGLDVSFYLTKVKEDIKKFLSPWAYDQESSVEFGVTLHRSQMIHYLEQLTYVDYITDLRLLKRQAGSSPCNPIFIETTEKEYIQPSNPKSILVSAKEHLVTPITQNCSSISLNNEEECQH
- a CDS encoding CIS tube protein encodes the protein MSEGKLEKLRIVAYKDSKFSDEVENGEFITLLNPEKYKFQYRVEQNEDQASGTSSAPIRFNKILPQTLEFDFLFDRTGVIAGYEVTEDGIINDIDHFKKVVYDYNGEKHKPNYLMITWGSLLFKGYLKEMDIEYKLFRPDGTPIRAMATTKIGEFVEEELRTAQENNQSPDMSHYRTVKEGDTLPLMTYRIYGDSKYYLEVAKANGLTNFRRLKTGTELIFPPLQKQK
- a CDS encoding DUF5908 family protein, with amino-acid sequence MPIEIKELHIKITVDDSNNAGRGGASSGEDKQQLVAQCVEQVLDVLKSQKER
- a CDS encoding phage tail protein — protein: MSYPLSKFHFSVEWGGTKIGFTEVSGLDLETEIIEYRHGASPEYSKIKMPGMQKFSNITLKRGTFKSDNEYFQWYNTINLNKVERRDLTISLLNEEHEPVVTWKVKNAWPLKVQSTDLKGDGNEVAIESMELAHEGLVIQNE
- a CDS encoding phage tail protein, which gives rise to MATYYPPSSFHFLVEFTGIDAKNNDHEFQSVSGLSVDIDTEEFAEGGENRFKHKFPVKTKYPNLVLKRGVLVDSKVISWCRDAIEDFEFKPIDLTVKLLNEEHQPLMTWNVVHAYPVKWSVEDFNAQESKMAIESVELSYNYFKTIV